The Brachyhypopomus gauderio isolate BG-103 chromosome 12, BGAUD_0.2, whole genome shotgun sequence genome window below encodes:
- the lsm4 gene encoding U6 snRNA-associated Sm-like protein LSm4, translated as MLPLSLLKTAQNHPMLVELKNGETYNGHLVSCDNWMNINLREVICTSRDGDKFWRMPECYIRGSTIKYLRIPDEIIDMVKEEVVSKGRGRGGTQQNKQQGKGRGGGGVGRGVFGGRGRGMPGAGRGQQQDKKPGKQQGVKNQH; from the exons ATG CTTCCGTTATCACTACTGAAAACGGCACAGAACCACCCAatg TTGGTGGAGCTGAAGAATGGGGAAACCTACAACGGCCATCTGGTCAGCTGTGACAACTGGATGAACATCAATTTGAGAGAAGTTATCTGCACCTCTCGG GATGGAGATAAGTTCTGGAGGATGCCTGAATGCTACATCCGAGGAAGTACCATCAAATATTTGCGCATCCCGGATGAAATCATCGATATGgtgaaggaggaggtggtgtcgaAGGGTCGTGGCAGGGGGGGCACGCAGCAGAACAAGCAGCAGGggaaggggagaggaggaggcggTGTGGGCCGAG GGGTGTTTGGTGGTCGTGGACGGGGCATGCCAGGTGCAGGCCGTGGACAACAACAAGACAAAAAGCCTGGGAAACAGCAGGGTGTCAAGAACCAGCATTAA
- the rab3ab gene encoding RAB3A, member RAS oncogene family, b, with the protein MASATDNRYGQKESSDQNFDYMFKILIIGNSSVGKTSFLFRYADDSFTPAFVSTVGIDFKVKTIYRNDKRIKLQIWDTAGQERYRTITTAYYRGAMGFILMYDITNEESFAAVQDWSTQIKTYSWDNAQVLLVGNKCDMEDERVVGSERGRQLSEHLGFEFFEASAKDNINVKQTFERLVDIICEKMSESLDAGDPAITGAKQGPQLTEQPSAPHQDCSC; encoded by the exons ATGGCTTCAGCTACAGATAACCGTTATGGCCAAAAGGAGTCTTCTGACCAGAACTTTGACTACATGTTCAAGATCCTCATTATCGGAAACAGCAGCGTGGGAAAGACCAGTTTCCTGTTCCGCTACGCTGACGACTCCTTCACGCCAGCTTTCGTTAGTACGGTGGGCATCGACTTCAAGGTGAAGACCATCTACAGAAATGACAAGAGGATCAAGCTGCAGATCTGG GACACGGCGGGGCAGGAACGGTACAGGACCATCACCACGGCCTACTACAGAGGAGCCATGGGCTTCATCCTCATGTACGACATCACCAATGAGGAGTCTTTTGCTGCAGTACAGGACTG GTCTACACAGATAAAGACGTACTCGTGGGATAATGCCCAGGTTCTTCTGGTGGGTAACAAGTGTGACATGGAGGATGAAAGGGTGGTGGGTTCTGAGAGAGGCCGCCAACTCTCTGAACACCTCG GCTTCGAGTTTTTCGAGGCCAGTGCCAAGGACAACATCAACGTGAAGCAGACCTTTGAGCGCCTGGTGGACATCATCTGCGAGAAGATGTCCGAGAGCCTGGACGCTGGCGACCCCGCCATCACGGGGGCCAAACAGGGGCCGCAGCTCACCGAGCAGCCGTCTGCTCCACACCAGGACTGTTCATGCTAA
- the klhl26 gene encoding kelch-like protein 26 gives MAELGGGESSMANSKKGSLRCTFSAPGHSSTLLGGLCALRRHGQLLDVVLAVNEERFQVHKAVLASCSDYFRAMFTGGMKESNQDTIELKGLSARGLKHIIDFAYSSEVTLDLDCIQDVLGAAVFLQMVPVVELCEEFLKSAMSVETCLNIGQMATTFSLSSLKESVDAFTFRHFLQISEEEDFLHIPMERLVFFLQSNKLHNCSEIDLFRAAIRWLQHDQARRPGASQVLRHVRFPLMRSSELVDQVQTIDVMVEDVLCRQYLLEAFNYQILPFRQHDMQSPRTAIRSDLVSVVAFGGTPYTDNDRTVSGRVFCLPDGAARQFRELAEMEAPCSHACVAALDNFVYVVGGQHLQYRSGEGAVDSGFRYDAHLNRWLRIQPMQESRIQFQLNVLQHRLYATGGRNRSGSLSSVECYCPKTNEWTYVDPLKRRIWGHAGATCGEKLYISGGYGVSVEDKKTLHCYDPSTDQWDFRCPMTEPRVLHAMVGVGGRVYALGGRMDHVDRCFDVLAVEYYVPETDQWTTVSPMRAGQSEAGCCVLDRKIYVVGGYNWHLNNVTSIVQVYNTDTDEWERDLHFPESFAGISCTPIILPQSVTQR, from the exons ATGGCGGAGTTGGGTGGTGGGGAGAGCAG CATGGCTAACAGTAAGAAGGGCAGCCTGCGCTGCACGTTCTCGGCCCCCGGCCACAGCAGCACTCTCCTGGGGGGGCTGTGCGCCCTGCGACGGCACGGCCAGCTGCTCGACGTGGTGCTGGCCGTCAACGAAGAGCGCTTCCAGGTTCATAAGGCAGTCTTGGCCTCCTGCAGCGACTACTTTAG AGCTATGTTCACTGGAGGGATGAAGGAGTCAAACCAGGACACCATCGAGTTAAAGGGCTTGTCAGCCCGTGGACTGAAACATATAATTGACTTTGCATACAGCTCAGAGGTCACTCTTGACCTAGACTGCATTCAGGACGTCCTTGGGGCGGCCGTCTTCCTCCAGATGGTGCCGGTGGTGGAGCTCTGCGAGGAGTTCCTAAAGTCCGCCATGAGTGTGGAGACATGCCTGAATATTGGCCAGATGGCCACCACCTTCAGCCTGTCTTCTCTGAAGGAGTCGGTAGATGCCTTCACATTCCGCCACTTCCTGCAGATCTCTGAGGAGGAAGACTTCCTTCACATCCCCATGGAGCGTCTGGTGTTCTTCCTGCAGAGCAACAAACTGCACAACTGCAGCGAGATCGACTTGTTCCGCGCGGCCATTCGATGGCTGCAGCACGACCAGGCTCGCCGGCCCGGGGCCAGTCAGGTGCTCAGACACGTGCGCTTCCCGCTCATGCGCTCCTCCGAGCTGGTGGACCAAGTGCAGACCATCGATGTCATGGTGGAGGATGTGCTGTGTCGCCAGTACCTCCTGGAGGCCTTCAACTACCAGATACTCCCCTTCCGCCAACATGACATGCAGTCGCCCCGCACCGCCATCCGCTCGGACCTGGTGTCTGTCGTGGCGTTCGGTGGCACGCCCTACACGGACAACGACCGCACCGTCAGCGGCCGCGTGTTCTGCTTGCCTGACGGCGCGGCCCGGCAGTTTCGCGAGCTCGCCGAGATGGAGGCGCCGTGCAGTCACGCCTGTGTGGCGGCTCTCGACAACTTCGTGTACGTGGTGGGCGGCCAGCACCTGCAGTACCGCAGCGGAGAGGGAGCCGTGGACTCCGGGTTCCGCTACGACGCCCACCTCAACCGCTGGCTGCGCATACAGCCCATGCAGGAGAGCCGCATCCAGTTCCAGCTCAACGTTCTGCAGCACCGGCTGTACGCCACGGGCGGCCGGAACCGGTCCGGTAGCCTGTCGTCCGTCGAGTGCTACTGCCCCAAGACGAACGAGTGGACGTACGTGGATCCGCTGAAGAGGCGAATATGGGGTCATGCGGGGGCAACGTGCGGTGAAAAGCTCTACATCTCTGGGGGTTACGGGGTGTCTGTGGAGGACAAGAAGACCCTTCACTGTTATGATCCGTCCACGGATCAGTGGGACTTCAGGTGTCCCATGACGGAGCCACGTGTTCTCCACGCCATGGTCGGTGTTGGCGGCCGCGTGTACGCACTCGGAGGCAGGATGGACCACGTGGATCGCTGCTTCGATGTGCTGGCCGTGGAGTACTACGTGCCAGAAACGGATCAGTGGACCACCGTCAGCCCCATGCGTGCGGGCCAGTCCGAGGCTGGATGCTGCGTGCTGGACAGGAAGATCTATGTTGTCGGAGGATACAACTGGCACCTAAATAACGTCACAAGCATCGTCCAAGTCTACAACACAGACACCGACGAATGGGAGAGAGACTTACACTTCCCAGAGTCCTTTGCTGGGATTTCCTGCACACCTATAATACTGCCACAATCTGTCACTCAGCGATGA
- the LOC143528594 gene encoding 3',5'-cyclic-AMP phosphodiesterase 4D-like isoform X9, producing MIVTPFAQVLASLRTVRSNFAALTHLQDRAGNKRSSGSNPPSMCKTGLTDETYQKLAMETLEELDWCLDQLETLQTRHSVSEMASNKFKRMLNRELTQLSETSRSGNQVSEFIANTFLEKQHDVEILSPPPKDKEKKRRPMSQISGVKKLTHSPSVAPSCIPRFGVSTEHESLLAKEVEDINRWGIDVFKIAECSGNRPLTVIMYTIFQERDLLKSFKIPPDTFITFMMTLEDHYHADVAYHNNIHAADVVQSTHVLLSSPALEAVFTDLEIMAALFASAIHDVDHPGVSNQFLINTNSELALMYNDSSVLENHHLAVGFKLLQEENCDIFQYLNKKQRQSLRKMVIDMVLATDMSKHMNFLADLKTMVETKKVTSLGVLLLDNYSDRIQVLQNMVHCADLSNPTKPLEIYRQWTNRIMVEYFTQGDRERDRGMEISPMCDKHTASVEKTQVGFIDYIVHPLWETWADLVHPDAQDILDMLEDNREWYQSMIPRSPSPTPHAQDPQGEGGPPGPDKFQFELTLEEEGESEGECSPEPKRQEGESSGSVTGSQQRAPSPQPSHTLSLAGMSVRSPHHRTLSPDTTDRGGGGELE from the exons GTGCAAGACAGGATTGACAG ATGAGACGTACCAGAAGCTGGCGATGGAGACCCTGGAGGAGCTGGACTGGTGTCTGGACCAGCTGGAGACCCTGCAGACCAGACACTCGGTCAGCGAGATGGCCTCCAATAAG TTTAAGAGAATGCTGAACCGAGAGCTCACACAGCTGTCAGAGACCAGCCGCTCAGGAAACCAAGTGTCGGAGTTCATAGCAAACACATTTTTAG AGAAGCAGCACGATGTGGAGATCTTGTCCCCGCCGCCCAAGGacaaggagaagaagaggaggcCCATGTCCCAGATCAGCGGCGTGAAGAAGCTCACCCACAGCCCCAGCGTGGCCCCCAGCTGCATCCCGCGTTTCGGGGTCAGCACGGAGCACGAGAGCCTGCTGGCCAAG GAAGTTGAGGACATTAATCGATGGGGTATCGATGTCTTTAAGATTGCTGAGTGTTCAGGAAACCGGCCCCTGACGGTGATCATGTACACCATTTTTCAG GAACGAGACTTGCTGAAGAGCTTCAAAATCCCACCAGACACGTTCATCACCTTCATGATGACCCTGGAAGACCACTATCACGCCGACGTAGCCTACCACAACAACATCCACGCTGCTGACGTGGTGCAGTCCACCCACGTGCTGCTCTCCTCACCAGCGTTGGAG GCTGTCTTCACTGATCTTGAGATCATGGCGGCTCTGTTTGCCAGTGCCATTCATGATGTAGATCACCCTGGAGTCTCCAACCAGTTCCTGATTAACACTA ACTCAGAGCTGGCTCTAATGTACAACGACTCCTCCGTACTGGAGAACCACCACCTGGCTGTGGGCTTCAAGCTGCTTCAGGAGGAGAACTGTGATATCTTCCAGTACCTGAATAAGAAGCAGCGGCAGTCGCTGCGCAAGATGGTGATTGACATG GTCCTAGCGACAGACATGTCCAAACACATGAATTTCCTGGCAGACCTGAAGACCATGGTGGAGACCAAGAAAGTGACCAGTCTCGGAGTGTTGTTGCTGGACAACTACTCGGACAGGATACAG GTTCTGCAGAACATGGTCCATTGTGCTGACCTCAGTAACCCCACCAAGCCCCTGGAGATCTACCGGCAGTGGACCAACCGTATAATGGTGGAGTACTTCACGCAGGGTGACCGCGAGCGAGACAGGGGGATGGAGATCAGCCCCATGTGTgacaaacacaccgcctctgtagagaagactcag GTGGGCTTCATTGACTACATCGTGCACCCCCTATGGGAGACATGGGCTGACCTGGTCCACCCCGACGCTCAGGACATTCTGGACATGCTGGAGGACAACCGGGAGTGGTACCAGAGCATGATCCCCCGTagcccctcacccacaccccacgcccAGGACCCGCAGGGCGAGGGCGGCCCCCCCGGCCCTGACAAGTTCCAGTTCGAGCTGACCCTGGAGGAGGAGGGCGAGTCGGAGGGCGAGTGCAGCCCCGAGCCCAAGCGTCAGGAGGGCGAGAGCTCGGGGAGCGTGACGGgcagccagcagagggcgccctCGCCCCAGCCCAGCCACACCCTCAGCCTGGCCGGCATGTCGGTGCGGAGCCCGCACCACAGGACGTTGTCTCCTGACACAACAGACAGGGGCGGAGGTGGAGAACTCGAGTGA
- the ddx49 gene encoding putative ATP-dependent RNA helicase DDX49, which yields MATLASLGLPDWLVDQCKQMGITRPTPVQENCIPAILEGRDCMGCAKTGSGKTAAFVLPVIQKLAEDPYGIFCLVLTPTRELAYQIAEQFRALGKPLGLKDCIIVGGMDMVAQALELSKKPHIVVATPGRLADHIRSSDTVNMKRTRFLILDEADRLLEQGCTDFTKDLEVILGVVPAKRQTLLFSATLTDTLQELKSIAMNQPFFWESKSEVRTVEELDQRYLLTPEKVKDAYLVHLIQKFQDEHDDWSIIIFTNTCKNCQILTMMLREFRFPAVSLHSMMKQRQRFANLAKFKSNIFKVLIATDVASRGLDIPTVQVVINHNTPGLPKIYIHRVGRTARAGRHGVSITLVTQYDIHLVTAIEEQIQAKLKEFPAEEKEVLKILTQVNVTRRQCEIKLESTDFDEKKIINKKKQMILEGKDPDLEEKRKNELAKIKKEKKKFKEKIQETIQKKNGRNRKTK from the exons ATGGCAACGTTGGCATCTCTCGGGCTGCCCGACTGGTTGGTCGATCAGTGTAAACAAATGGGCATCACTCGACCAACTCCAGTACAGGAGAATTGCATCCCAGCTATTTTGGAAG GTCGAGACTGCATGGGTTGTGCAAAAACCGGAAGTGGAAAGACGGCAGCATTTGTTTTGCCTGTGATCCAGAAGCTCGCTGAGGATCCCTACGGTATCTTCTGCTTGGTGTTGACACCCACAAG AGAACTGGCCTACCAGATTGCGGAACAGTTCAGGGCGTTGGGGAAACCCTTAGGTTTGAAGGATTGTATCATCGTTGGAGGAATGG ATATGGTGGCCCAGGCCTTGGAGTTGTCAAAAAAGCCACATATTGTTGTCGCCACACCAGGAAGATTAGCAGATCACATCAGAAGTTCTGACACAGTCAACATGAAAAGAACCAGATTTTTA ATCCTGGATGAGGCCGACCGTTTGCTGGAGCAGGGATGCACAGACTTCACCAAAGACCTGGAAGTGATCCTTGGTGTTGTGCCGGCGAAGCGCCAGACGCTGCTCTTCAGTGCcactctcacagacacactgcaggaGCTCAAAAGCATCGCCATGAACCAGCCTTTCTTCTGGGAGAGCAAATCAGA AGTTCGAACAGTGGAAGAATTGGATCAAAGATATCTCCTTACCCCTGAAAAAGTCAAAGATGCTTACCTGGTTCACCTTATCCAGAAATTCCAAGATGAACATGATGACTGGTCAATCataatttttacaaatacatgCAA GAATTGCCAAATACTCACAATGATGCTTCGTGAATTCAGATTTCCTGCAGTTTCCTTGCATTCCATGATGAAACAg agACAGCGATTTGCAAACCTTGCCAAGTTCAAGTCCAATATCTTCAAGGTTCTGATAGCGACTGATGTTGCTTCCAG GGGCCTGGATATTCCTACTGTGCAGGTTGTCATCAATCACAACACTCCAGGCCTGCCAAAAATCTATATTCACAGAGTTGGTAGAACAGCACGTGCAG GAAGACACGGTGTTTCTATTACTCTGGTTACACAGTATGACATTCATCTGGTTACTGCCATCGAGGAGCAGATCC AGGCCAAGCTGAAGGAGTTCCCAGCTGAAGAGAAAGAGGTGCTGAAGATCCTCACCCAGGTCAACGTGACCAGGCGACAGTGTGAAATC AAACTGGAGTCAACAGATTTTGATGAGAAAAAGATAATcaacaaaaagaaacagatgATACTTGAAGGGAAA GACCCTGACTTggaagagaagaggaagaatgaacttgccaaaataaaaaaagaaaaaaagaaattcaAGGAAAAAATTCAAGAAACAATCCAGAAGaaaaatggaagaaacagaaaaacaaaatga